ATTTTTAGGCATAAATCCTCAAGGGGAATGTTAATGGTTTTTTGCCAGGTAGAAAAATTTTTTAAAGAGTTAGTTGCTTCTACTAGTGGATGTCCTATGAATGAGCAACCTAAATTATTAGCTAAAAATATTAAATCCTGAGCAGCTCTTTTAGTACCTAAATCTGAAGGACTGTGCACTAATACCATGGCTGTAGAGCCACTCAGACTATTCCTACCTTTTTTATAAAGCTCTGCAAGAAATTTAATAGTACTTATGTCATAGCCTATATTTTCTAGTTCCAATGCAAAAAGTAATTTTTTGTTTTTTAAATTTAGGTTATTACTTATATGGTCTATTATAATATAATTTATCCCATCTACTGCAGAGTTTATCATTTTATTTAGCATAAGGGAGGGGTTTTTATTTGGTTTTATAACATAAAGTTCTATCAAAGAAACACCTTCTTTATGTACCGAAGTAAAGAATTGCTATTAAAAATAAATTTTTATAGAAATTCTTTACAACGGTTGTATTATATTTATTCTAAATAGTATTCTTGGGTTTTTTAGAATCAATAATTTACTATGTGCAGTTATGATTAGAATATTTTAGCTAATTTTTTGTAATGGATGAATATGTATTTTGTAGTAAAACATAAGTTTCTTGAAGTTTTGTGAATATTTCATAAGGAAGTGGAAGAGTTTCAACTTCTAGTCCAGCGTCTGTAAGTCTATTTTTACAGCCAAAGAAATTTCCACCTATGAATGTAGCACTGTAATTCCAGTTTCCCCTTAAGGTGTCTAATATTGAGATGGCACCAGAGGACAGAGCAGGAGCTATGTATGGCTTAAATCCAACAGCTCTAATTTTTAAGTTAGCTTTTTTTGTTTTTTCAGTAAGCAGAAGAGATGATTGCTCATTGTAATTATTTATGCTATTAGCGATAAATAATCCTTCTCCATGGGGACCAAAGGCCCTACCTTCAGTTTTATATTCTGGAGCTATATCTTTTGAGTAGTATAAGGCTCTTCCATTCATTACACCTAATCCATAACCTCTTATTTGTTCAGGAGCTAATCCTTTAAAGTCCCAATAACCATCTGAATTTATATTGCTGAATTGAAAAACAGATTTACAAAGTAAGTCTACAGGATCTGAAACCACTGCAAAAATACCTTTAAAGTTATTTTTTCTAGCGAGCTTAGCGTAAAATTCTATAATATTATGGTTTCCTCTAAATTGAGTTATTCGAACATCTTCTTTTTCATCACCAACTTTAGGAACTCCTACAGAAACGCAAAATACAAATATATCACAGTTAAATAAGTCTTTTTCTTCTAGCGGTATTATAGTTGGAAAGTTTAGGGTAGTGTCAGCAGAAGCTATGGCATTACATTCAAAATCCCATCTCTTTATTTTATTTATATCTTTATCGTAAATTCCAATTTTATTTATAAACTCTCCGCCTAAAAGCCTAAGACCCGTTATTAAAGTGCCTCCAACATCTCCAAGTCCAACTACATTTATATTTAAATGGGATTTATTATTGCATAGAGGTAGAAAATTATAGTTTAATGAGTCATCCCAGTTTGGATATTCTGTATTAATACCAGTAGCCTTACCTTCTTTTATTTTAGAAATTAGCCAATTAGGTGAATTATAATCTTTACTAGATTCCTTTAATATATCCAAGGTTTCTTCTTTTAAATATAATAGTTTTTCATTGTTTATACAAAAACTTCTCCTTGAATTAAGAGGATTAAGTTTAAATAGTACAAAGACCTTCCCATTAAAATTACAACAGTAATCTTCTGAAACCTTTTTGAAATCTGTTGGTTTTATATTATTATAGTAGTTTATATTATGGTGGCAAACTATTAAATTATTTTTAAAACTATAGTAATGCATAACTACACCTCTTTCTATTATTTCTTAATCATAGTGCTAAATCTTTCTAAAGTGTCTAATTGATTTTTCAAGTAATGAGAAGGACTTAAATTTAAATCATAAACTATGTCATTTCCAAGTTCGGGGCATCTGGGAATAGTGAATACTTCACCTAAAGACCATAGAGTTAAATTCCTTTTTTCTAATCTGTGAAATTCTTCTTCCAGTATAGAAAAAATGTATATAGAATTTTCTAGACAGGTTCTAGATAAATTATATATGGCCTCAAAAGATGAATTTTCTATAAAAGATGGATGAGTATAAGGCATTATAGAATTCACTGAGGGAATTAAATTTCGTGTAGGTTTAACTCCTCTCCAGATAGCATCGCCACCAATAAATGGATATAAGGCGGTTTCGTTAAACCATATTTTAAGTCTTGGTATAAAATAAACACTATCCACTTTGTAGCCTTGTATATCCATTAAATCTTTGCCTTTGCCAGACATAATTCCAACTATTATTTTCTGTATATTTATATTTTCATTCTTAAAAAAAGGATATAGTGCTTTTATTCTATGACCCTTGTGAAGAAGATTATCCACTAGTATAACAGGTCTATTAAAGGATTTTATTGTTTTAACTTGATTTTGGAGAGTTAAATAATAAGGAAATTCTCCTATAAAAAAGTTTTTCATATTAGGGTAAAAGTATTTTTCAGTGTGTAGAGATTTAGTTATTGTATTAGGTATTATATATCTATCTAATAAGTCGCCATAGGGAACACACATGGAGTCTCCTAGTTTTTTAACTTTTAGCTGTTCTAATGACACTTTATTTTCATTACATATTTTTTTTACCATACTACTATAAGTCATATGACAGTGGAAAGATAATACAAGTTCTCCAGGATATAATTTTGTTAAGGCTTTTTGAAGAGTTTTTCTACTACTTATTAGGATATTCTTAATTTTTAAGTTATTTCTAAAGGGTTCCTTTAATAGATTTTC
The DNA window shown above is from Haloimpatiens massiliensis and carries:
- a CDS encoding lactate dehydrogenase, which codes for MHYYSFKNNLIVCHHNINYYNNIKPTDFKKVSEDYCCNFNGKVFVLFKLNPLNSRRSFCINNEKLLYLKEETLDILKESSKDYNSPNWLISKIKEGKATGINTEYPNWDDSLNYNFLPLCNNKSHLNINVVGLGDVGGTLITGLRLLGGEFINKIGIYDKDINKIKRWDFECNAIASADTTLNFPTIIPLEEKDLFNCDIFVFCVSVGVPKVGDEKEDVRITQFRGNHNIIEFYAKLARKNNFKGIFAVVSDPVDLLCKSVFQFSNINSDGYWDFKGLAPEQIRGYGLGVMNGRALYYSKDIAPEYKTEGRAFGPHGEGLFIANSINNYNEQSSLLLTEKTKKANLKIRAVGFKPYIAPALSSGAISILDTLRGNWNYSATFIGGNFFGCKNRLTDAGLEVETLPLPYEIFTKLQETYVLLQNTYSSITKN